The proteins below are encoded in one region of Virgibacillus dokdonensis:
- a CDS encoding transglutaminase-like domain-containing protein, translated as MDNKVVYTFQYKNPTSANVYLWLATPPDTKHQQVMNEKKTPPCQTNEDTIGNQISFYEIKPNETIKASYKIQLLNNTEDTLPELTQEEKNYYLRSTPMVCVNEKVKDIASHVTKGVENPKEQAKLLFFYIVKNYKYKFPPKARGVTHFLKSKKGDCGEFSFLFAALCRAVGIPCRIMVGAFTGGNHRAHVWNEIYLEQEGWIPVDTSMAATVKRQLWRYFFSPFQTLFWKTYFGKTEHQRIVFSIDIEHQPLPAYPKVIVQNKQPYSPFNIAGEPFIWGKDLVQNKIPYFQPMYLYYEDQKPLKDKTENFLGLWNVQETGKQKLTLLVRSISGYIALLFAIFYFSTNWDLLSILFPFPAFLFCLSFVIRKERVLFFSFATVFFGIIMLLVSMGAMSTLL; from the coding sequence TTGGACAATAAAGTAGTGTATACATTTCAATATAAAAATCCTACCTCAGCTAACGTGTATTTATGGTTAGCAACCCCACCAGATACGAAACATCAGCAGGTTATGAACGAAAAGAAAACGCCACCTTGTCAAACAAATGAAGATACAATTGGAAATCAAATTAGCTTTTATGAAATCAAACCCAATGAAACTATAAAAGCTTCTTATAAAATACAATTGTTAAACAATACGGAAGATACTTTGCCCGAATTAACACAAGAAGAAAAAAATTATTATTTAAGATCCACACCTATGGTTTGCGTAAACGAAAAAGTAAAGGACATTGCTTCCCACGTTACTAAAGGGGTGGAAAATCCAAAAGAGCAAGCCAAACTACTATTTTTTTATATCGTCAAAAATTATAAATATAAATTCCCCCCAAAAGCTAGAGGAGTTACCCATTTCCTCAAAAGTAAGAAAGGAGATTGTGGTGAATTTTCTTTTTTATTTGCAGCGCTTTGTCGTGCAGTTGGAATTCCTTGTCGTATCATGGTAGGGGCATTTACAGGTGGAAATCATCGGGCGCATGTATGGAATGAAATTTATCTCGAACAAGAAGGTTGGATACCTGTCGATACAAGTATGGCTGCTACAGTAAAAAGACAGCTATGGAGATATTTTTTCTCTCCATTTCAAACTTTGTTTTGGAAAACATATTTTGGAAAAACGGAGCATCAACGCATTGTTTTTTCTATTGACATAGAACACCAGCCGCTACCAGCTTACCCAAAAGTTATTGTGCAGAACAAACAACCATATAGCCCATTTAATATTGCAGGAGAGCCATTTATTTGGGGGAAAGATTTAGTTCAGAATAAAATACCTTACTTCCAACCTATGTACCTATATTATGAAGATCAGAAACCCTTGAAAGATAAAACGGAAAATTTTCTTGGTCTATGGAATGTTCAGGAAACTGGAAAACAAAAATTAACACTTCTAGTTAGATCAATATCAGGATATATTGCTCTTCTATTTGCCATATTTTATTTTTCTACTAACTGGGATCTGCTAAGTATTCTGTTTCCATTTCCCGCGTTTTTGTTTTGTCTATCTTTTGTTATAAGAAAAGAAAGGGTGCTATTCTTCTCGTTTGCAACCGTTTTTTTTGGAATTATTATGCTGTTAGTCAGTATGGGCGCAATGTCTACCCTTTTATAA